The Candidatus Poribacteria bacterium genome window below encodes:
- a CDS encoding metal-dependent transcriptional regulator, protein MKISNQAQEILEEIWTEEEEGNKTITPDHIGVPPDDEAIKELIDKGILILKDGKLVLTPKGREEARNAIRRHRLAERLLYDVLETGSQILEDRACRFEHLLYEGIDESICTLLGHPRFCPHGKPIPPGECCLRARETGERVVSALTDLKPGQKGKIAYLQAKNSKELQKLMAMGILPGTPIELRRRFPSYIFRVGYTEYAVDRETADQIYVRLER, encoded by the coding sequence ATGAAGATAAGCAATCAGGCTCAGGAGATACTGGAAGAGATATGGACCGAAGAGGAGGAGGGGAATAAAACCATCACGCCAGATCACATAGGTGTTCCACCGGACGATGAAGCGATCAAAGAGCTGATAGATAAGGGGATATTGATTCTGAAGGACGGCAAGCTCGTTCTAACGCCGAAAGGACGTGAAGAGGCCAGAAACGCCATAAGACGTCATAGGCTTGCCGAAAGATTGCTTTATGACGTGCTGGAAACCGGCTCCCAGATCCTGGAGGACAGGGCCTGTAGGTTCGAACACCTGCTTTATGAGGGGATCGACGAAAGCATATGCACGCTCCTGGGACATCCCAGATTCTGTCCTCACGGGAAACCCATACCTCCAGGGGAATGTTGTCTGAGAGCAAGGGAGACGGGCGAAAGGGTGGTCTCGGCGTTGACCGATCTAAAACCCGGCCAGAAGGGGAAGATCGCATACCTCCAGGCGAAAAACTCCAAGGAGTTGCAAAAGCTGATGGCGATGGGTATCCTTCCGGGCACGCCCATAGAGCTGCGCAGACGGTTCCCCTCATACATCTTCAGGGTGGGATACACGGAATACGCCGTCGATCGCGAGACG